The following are encoded in a window of Castanea sativa cultivar Marrone di Chiusa Pesio chromosome 9, ASM4071231v1 genomic DNA:
- the LOC142609604 gene encoding LOB domain-containing protein 20 produces MAETRCGDSTSGNRRKGMGKRTMATVEAEPVVAAMAPCGACKFLRRKCINGCIFAPHFGSDQGAARFAAVHKVFGASNVSKLLLHIPVHQRHDAVVTISYEAQARLSDPVYGCVSTILALQQQVASLQAELAMLQTQLINSRFAFANSLQNSQQQPQNIAVLQPAYSNNSSASNNLISMSAFTSNFDIVAETAPSPHSLEPLQLSRPSQDEEEDEEESHIPHVFGNEILHRS; encoded by the exons ATGGCTGAGACACGATGTGGTGATAGCACATCTGGAAATCGACGTAAGGGCATGGGAAAGCGTACTATGGCAACGGTAGAGGCAGAGCCAGTGGTAGCAGCAATGGCTCCATGTGGGGCATGCAAGTTTTTGAGGAGGAAGTGCATTAATGGGTGTATCTTTGCTCCCCACTTTGGCTCGGACCAAGGGGCAGCTCGGTTTGCAGCTGTGCACAAGGTATTTGGTGCAAGTAACGTATCAAAGCTCTTGTTGCATATACCAGTGCACCAAAGACACGATGCTGTGGTTACAATATCATATGAAGCTCAGGCCAGGTTGTCCGACCCAGTTTATGGTTGTGTGTCCACTATACTTGCTTTACAACAGCAG GTGGCATCTCTGCAAGCCGAGCTGGCCATGCTGCAAACACAACTTATAAACAGTAGGTTTGCATTCGCAAATTCCCTTCAGAACTCGCAACAACAGCCGCAAAACATTGCAGTGCTACAACCAGCGTATTCCAACAACTCTTCTGCTTCCAATAACCTCATCAGCATGAGTGCCTTCACCTCAAATTTCGACATTGTAGCAGAGACTGCACCATCCCCACACAGCTTAGAGCCTTTGCAGCTTTCAAGACCGTCCCaagatgaggaagaagatgaggaagagAGTCACATTCCGCATGTGTTTGGCAATGAGATACTACATCGGAGTTGA